ATGGAGTTGCTTCTTTAGACTCTTCAGATTTAGATAATGGCTCAAGCGATGCCTGTGGCATAGCGTCATACGCGCTAAGTAAAACTGTTTTTACGGGTGTTGATGTTGGAGTAAACGTGGTAGAACTCACCGTAACCGATATTCATGGAAACTCAGCAGTTTGCACGTCAACAGTTACAGTTCAGGATACTATTGCCCCGGAGCTGTGGTGCCAGAATGTAGGGGTAACACTTGATGAACAAGGCGAAACCCGCATTTATGCTGCATTTTTGCTCGACAGTGTTTACGATGCCGGAGGTATTGCCTCGTATACTGTTGATATAGATAAAATGGATTGTAGCCATGTAGGCAAAAACATTGTCACCCTAAGCGTTAAAGACTATGGAGGCAATGTAACCACCTGTACAGCCCAGGTAACCATAAACGATTTATTTGCGCCATCTGTAGCTTGCCGCGATTTTGCAGTTGCCTTAAATGCCGAAGGTTTTGCCGAGGTACCGGCCGACAGTATTGATGCCGGATCAAGCGATGCCTGTGGTATTGCCGGCATGGAGTTGTCGCAAACAGTATTTACCGCTTCCGATTTGGGCGAAAACACCGTAACCCTTTATGTAAGCGATGTAAATGGCAATACCGATAGCTGCCAGGCGGTAGTAAGGGTAACAGATAACATCGCACCTGTTGTTACTTGTAACCCGCTGGAAGTGTGGGTAAGCGATGAAAACGACTACGAACTAAGCCCGGCAGACCTTGCAGAACTGGCTGCCGGCAGCCTCGATAATGCCACGGAATTCGATAGCCTGACCATCGGGGTAAGTCCATCGGTATTTAGCTGCAGCCAGGCCGGCGATTCAGTAACAGTTGAAGTAATGGTTACCGATGAATCGGGCAATGAAAGCAGCTGTGAAACCAAAGTATATGTGAGTTATTTACTTGCTGCGGAACTGGAAGATATTGAGGTAACTCTTGATTCGGGGCAGTGCGAAACAAGGGTTGATTACCCTGAGTTTTTCGCAAACGGCTGTGCCACATTTACACTTGTTGACGGCTTGGGGGCTGATGGCCTTTTCCCTGTAGGAAGTACCGTTGAAAGCTGGGAAGTAGTTGCCGGCACCCAGGTAGATACTGTAACATTTGCCGTAATTGTAGAAGCTCTTAACCAGGTTCCAACACTTGATGCCACAGCAGATACCACCGTTGCCGAAGATCAGGTACCGGAGCTATTGCTGACAGGAATAAGTGCGGGCAACGATTGCCAGGCACAGGCGCTGACAGTAACAGCAAGCAGTATTACCGATGGCTTACTGGAAACCATAGCGGTAGACTATGAAGCCGGAAGTACAACAGCCGCACTTACCCTCTCGTTTATTGCCAACCAGAGTGGCGAGGCCGAGGTAGTGGTAACAGTGGAGGATGAAATGGGAGCAAGCATTACCGATACATTTGTGGTAACTGTAAGCCCTGAAAATGATGCCCCGGAGCTGGTGAAAATGATTGAAGACCAGCAGCTCCAGGCCGAAGATGAGCTAAGAGTTACATTGAGCAAAGTATTAGGCGAAGTATTTGCCGATGCCGATGGCGATGAGCTCAGCTGGACATTTATGCTTGCGGGCGACAGTATTCCTGCGTGGATGACAACAGAAGAAACAGCCACAGAATATGTGCTTGATTTTACACCGATGCGGGCAGATACCGGTTGTTATACAATAGTAGTGCAGGTGAGCGACCCATCCGGAGCAACAGCGCAGGATAGTTTTGAGCTTTGTGTAACAAGCATTCCTGTTGCAGTTGTTGATTTCGGCGAAAGTGTATTTGATGTAGTCATGTATCCAAACCCATCCAAAGGGATGGTACGTGTTGAGCTGGAGACAAGCTCGGGAGCAGCAACAGAGGTATCGGTTAGTAATGTAGCCGGAGCAGAAGTTTTCCGCAGGTCATACCTTTCGGGCGATGCAATTCAGCTTGATTTATCAGGCCATGTGAGCGGCATGTACCTGGTACGTGTAGCACAGGATGGAAATCAGGTTATCCGAAAACTGATACTCGACAAACAGTAAAGGTTAGAACTAACACCTATAAAAAAAACAGGAACCAGTCGGTTCCTGTTTTTTTATAATCATTTTTTGTTACTCCCTTTTTAAGGTTTAGCTTCCGCTAAAATCAACTGCATCAAACAATATTGATGGGGTGCGAACTGAAGAGTCTGTTTTTACATCTGAACCCAATTCTTTTATATTCATTAGCAGCGTTTTCATATTACCAGTAATATTCATTTCTGATACAGGCTTAACAACTTGGCCTTTTTCAATTAAAAATCCATCAATACCGTATGAGAAATCGCCGGTTGATCCATTGCAGTTTCCACCGTTAAAACCGGTTACAAATATTCCTTTGTCGATTGAGGCAATAAGGCCCTCGAGGTTTTTTGTGCCAGATTCAAAAACAATATTCGTAGTACTTCCGCCTGTTGGTTCAGTTTCCAACTTTTTAGCGTAATAGGTGTCAACGTAATAGGTTTTCAGCACTCCTTTGTCGAAAATGCTGCGTTTTTTTGTTGCCAGGCCTTCACCATCAAATAAACGCGAACCACGGCCTCCAACAATAAACGGGTCATCGGTTATGCTAAGCTTATCCGAAGCAACTTTTTCATTTAACTTGTCGATTAAAAATGAATTTTTTTGCTGAATAGAAGCACCGTTAATTGCTTCTAATACCGGACCTAAAAGGCGGCCTACAACACGATTTTCCACCAGCATTGGCATGGTGCCCGATTTTATTTTTTCGGCTCCAATTTTTTCAATAGCTCTTTTTAGGGCAGTAGTTCCGGTTCCGTCCTTTCTCAAATCATCAAACTTAATGGCACTTTCGCCCCAGCTAAATTCGGGGCGGGCATCACCACCTTTTACCGAAACTTCTGTACGTATGGCGAAATACGAATTTGCAGTGTCGCCCTCAAAACCATTGCTGGTAACCATAACACGCTCGCTTAAACCATCGTAGTAGCTCGATGAGACAGAGATTAATCGCTCATCTTTTCCTAAAACTTCTTGCTCTGCGGCAAAAGCCAAATCTATTTTCGTTTTCGGATCGATGTTATTAAAGTTGGCATCCAATGCGCCCAAATCTTTACCACCACCTTTGTAATACAATTCCGGTTCAGGCAAAGTACGGAAAGGGTCTTCTGATAAATAGCGCGTACCATCAATTGCTTCCTCGATAAAACGGGCTAAATCTTCTTTTTTCATTCGGCTGGTAGAGTGGGCCGAGTATTTTCCGTCTACAAATAAACGAATGGAGAGACCACTCTGGATGGCTTGTTCCAATTTATCGATTTTTTCTTCGCGAACCTCAACGCTGCTGCCCGTGCTGTTTGATATACTTACGCTTACTTGCTGAGCACCATTTTCTAATGCATGGTTCATAGCCCATTTGGCCAATGTATATTTTTCTTCTTTTGTCATTGTTTTAAAATTTAAACATTAAACTTTTGGGTTTTAGGCATTGGTTCCACCAACAGTCATTTTCTTAACTAAAACGGTTGGAAGCCCAAGTGTTACCGGAACAGATTGTCCGTCTTTTCCACAGGTCCAGGTACCGCTGTCGTTTTTGTAATCGTTGGCAGCCATGGTAATATCGGCCAATGCCTGCGGTCCGTTGCCTACAATGTTAATGTCTTTTATCGGGGTGGTGAGTTTTCCGTTTTCGATAATGTAGCCCGATTTTACAAAGAAGGTAAAGTCTCCGGCTCCAATTTTCACTTCTCCATTGCTAAAATTGTCTACATAAACACCATAGTCAACGGCTGCAAAAATCTCTTCAGTGGTATGCGGACCGTTTTCCATGTAAGTTGAACGCATGCGTGGCAATGGCATGTGGCGGAACGATTCGCGACGTCCGTTACCGGTTGGCTCAACACCGTAATGTTTGGCGCTAATACGGTCGTGAATGTATGAGTTTAGCATACCGTCTTTTACGAGGTAAGTTTTTTGAACATCGTTTCCTTCGTCATCGATATTTATGGCACCACGGTCGTTAGGTAATGTTCCATCATCGATGATATTAATAAATGGTTCGGCTACTTTTTTGTTTAGCTTGTCGCTAAATATCGAAGTCCCTTTTCGGTTAAAGTCGGCCTCAAAAGTATGCCCAATTGCTTCGTGTAGCAGAATTCCTGAACCTCCGGCACCCAAAACCACCGGCATTTCGCCAGCTTTAGGTTTGCCTGCTTTAAAAAGCAGGTTGGTTCTGTCAACAGCTTCGTTGGCTAATTCATCAACCAGTTCTTCGCTCAACCATTCAAAACCTCGTCGTACCGATCTGGCGGCATAGGCATTCTCAATCTGCTGCCCTTCTTGCATAATACAAACGGCGTAAAAACTCACCATTGGCCTGTAGTCGTATGTTAACCGGCCTTCCGAGTTATAGAACAAAACATAGCTGGTTTCGTCGCGCATGCCTGCGTTAACCTTTATAACTTTATCATCTAGTGCAAAAATTTTGTCGTTAATTTTTTGTACAAAAGGTACTTTGTCTTTTACCGAAATATCTTCCCATTTTTGTGAGATTTTGTAAAAGTTAGCAGGAATTTTCTCGTTAAAGCTTTTTGCATCGAAGCTGGCACTGCTATTGGCAATGTTTGCCGCAAGTTTTGCTGCGTTAATCATTTCGTCGAGTGCTAAATTCTCTGAATAGGCAAAGCCCGTTTGGTCGCCGTTGAGCACGCGAATACCTACCCCAAAATCGATGTTCGAATAGGCACTGTTAACTTTTCCGTCCTGTAAACCCAGGCTGTTGAATTTTTTATGTTCAAAAAATAAATCGGCATAGTCGCCACCTTTGCTCATGGCAGTTGCAATAACTTTTTGCAACATTTCGGTAGTTACTTCAAAATGGTCTAAATAACTTTTCACGTCTGCTGAAATTTGTACGTTTTGGCACGATTGCGCTAAAGGGGGTAAAATCACACTCCCTGCTGCAAACATACCACTTGTTTTAATAAAATTACGTCTGTCAACTTTCATAGTGCATGTATTTGTTTTTAATTTTCATTTGTTTTAACCATACTTTTGAAACCAATTAGTAAACAGTGTAAATATAGAATTACACGAATTTGAAACAATCTTTATAAGGTACAGGATTTGTTGTTGTGCTAAAGTAAATAGCACACTTTTGTTTTTGTAGTTGAGGGTGTGGTATTTTTGGGGGTGTTTGTGTTAAAAATAACTATTAGATAGTATTTTGTGTGTGTTTTATTGGGCCTGTCGGAATAAATGTATGGCTTAATTTTCAGGAGGTGCCATCCTGATTGGGGTGTTTGACAAAAATCTATATTCAATGTAAATTTTGTATTAATTTATTACAATTTGTTATAAAAATGCTTTTTCAAGTTTCATTTAAACATATTTTTGTAGTCGACAGTTAGAAAAAATCTACATTTAAATAAAATTTATTACATCATGAAATCAAAATTGGAATACATTTGGTTAGATGGTTCTGTACCAACTCAACAACTAAGAGCAAAAACTCGTATAGCTGAAAACTTCAGCGGAAAATTGGAAGACTGTCCAGTTTGGTCATTCGATGGTTCTTCAACGAATCAGGCTGGTGGCGAATCTTCAGACCTTCTTTTAAATCCTGTTTTTATTTGTCCTGATCCAGATCGCAAAAATGCGTACCTGGTAATGACAGAAGTGTTGAATCCGGATGGAACTCCACACGATACAAACGGCCGTGCCCATATCGAGGAAGAAGATGAAGACTTCTGGTTTGGTTACGAGCAAGAGTATTTCTTGTACGATCCAAAAACTCGTTTGCCATTAGGTTTCCCTGCAGGTGGTTTTCCTGAGCCTCAAGGACCTTACTATTGTGGTGTAGGTGGTTCTAAAGTATTTGGTCGCGAATTGGTTGAAGAGCATTTCGACCTTTGTTTAGAAGCTGGTTTGAATGTTGAAGGTATCAACGCTGAGGTAGCTGCCGGACAGTGGGAGTACCAGATTTTTGCCAAAGGTGTTCACAATGCCGGAGACCAAATTTGGGTATCACGTTATTTATTAGAGCGTACTGCTGAGAAATATGGTATCGATATTGAATGGCATCCAAAACCACTTGGAAAAGACCTTGACTGGAACGGTTCGGGTATGCACGCTAACTTCTCTAACGGTATTATGCGTTCTTGTGGCGACGAAAAAGTATTTACTGCAATTTGCGAAGAGTTTGGTAAATTCATTCCTGAGCACATTGAAGTATATGGTGCCGGTAACGACCAACGTTTAACAGGTCTTCACGAAACGCAATCAATCGACGAATATAGCTATGGTGTTTCTGACCGTGGTGCTTCTATCCGTATTCCTGTAGGAACTGTTGAAGATGGTTGGAAAGGTCGTTTGGAAGACCGTCGTCCTGCTTCAAATGCCGACCCATACAAAGTTGGTGCACGTATTGTTAAAACTGTTCGTGGCGTTAAGCTATAAACAACGATTATAAATTTATTATCTAAATAAAAAGCTGTTGGTCTGTATTGACTGACAGCTTTTTTTTGTTCAAATTTGCCAAAAATTTACCTGGCCGTGTTCAAAAAGAAAATAGAAATAAATCATCACTTGTTCTACGAAACTTCGCATTCGCCGTCGCTGGTTGATATTGTTGGCCCCGAGCAACTTGGCGATGTAGTTGATTTTTGTTTTATTGAAAATCCTTACTATCCGGATGAGGACTTACTGAAAAAATTGCAAGAGAAACTTCCGGTTGTTATAAAATCGTATCCATCAAGCAACCCCATTCTTGCGCAAAAAGACTTGTCGGCGGTGGTGCATGTAAAGCCCGAGTTTTTGATACTTGGCAATGGTGCAACCGAACTGATTACAATTATTCAAGGCCTGCTGGTTGAAGACATGGGCATACCAGTTCCCACCTTTAGCGAGTACATCGAAAAGTTGCAGAACATGGAGAAGGTAAAGCTTTTTCAATTGCCTGAAGATAAGCAGTATCGGCTTGATTTAGCAGCTTATGCCGATTGGCTGGAGGCCGAAAAATTATCGTCGGCGTTAATTATAAATCCGGGAAATCCAACCGGGCAGTTCATTTCGCGCGAGGATCTTATCGCCTTTCTCGAGCGAATGAAAAAGTTAAAACTGGTGTTGCTTGACGAATCGTTTATTGATTTTGCCGGCGAAGAAATTCCAAGCCTAATGCCTTTTGTGGAAGAATTTAAGAACCTGGTAATCGTGCGCAGCATGAGTAAGCATTGTGGTGTTCCCGGTTTGCGTTTGGGGTATTGCTGTACGGCTAATAGTCATTATTTGAGTAAAATACGGGCAGCATTGCCGGTTTGGAATATTAATACGCTTGCCGAATATTTTCTAACCCAGTTAAAAGAAACTGATACCGTTTATCACCAGGCGCGAAAAAGGGTGATAGCTGACGTTCGGGAATTATATGACAATTTGTGTAAGCTTGAGGGCTACGAGGTTTATCCGTCGCAAAGTAATTTTATACTCATAAAAATAAAGCATAACCTTACGGCCTACGAGTTGCAAATGAGGTTGCTGCAGGAGTTTGGAGTGTACGTGCGCGACTGTTCAAATAAAGTTGGCTTAGACAACAAACACATTCGTGTGGCTTCAAAAGGTCGCGATAAAGATCAGTTGTTGGTTTACGCTCTGCGAGAGTTAGTCAACGCTATGGTTTAATTCGATATTACCAGCTTTTTTAAAGATCGATAACTGCCGAATCGCAAACATAGGTTGGGATAATTCCGGAGCTTCCTATTTTTATTTTGGCATTATCGGCTAAAGTGTTTCCCGAAAGTACAAGAGCCGTGTCGAGTCCAAACTTATTTCCGCCAATAATGTCGGTAAAAAGCGTGTCGCCAACCATCAGAATCTCCTTGCGTTGTATATCCGGAATGTCTTTTAAAGCCCGCTCGTAGGCCAGTAAAAACATTTGAGCATCTGGTTTGCCAAATCGAATAAATTTCTTTCCTAAAATTTTTTCAACCAAATCGGCTAACCCTCCAACAGCTACCGCAATGTCGTTTTTGTTTACCGGGTAATTTTTGTCGGTATTGGCCACAATAACGGTCATGTTTTTTTTTCGCAACAGGTTAATGGTTTTATTAATGTCGGTATTCCAGTCGAAACCCTCGTCATCAAGAAAAGCAAACGATTCTACATGTTCCAGGTTGTCAAGGTCGATTTCGCCAATAGGAACTGTTTTCAAACCGGCCGTTTCAATGTAGTGGGCAGAGTCTTTTGTGCCCAGGTAGGCAACAGCATTGCCGTTAATGAGTTTGGTTTTAAAAAACTCCATGGCCAGCATGCCCGACGACAAAATTTTATCAGTAGTAATTGATGGTAAGCCATGTTTGATGTACCATCCTGATAGTTCTTCCGGACTGCGCGATGAATCGTTGGTTAAAACATAATAGGGGATTTGTTTTTTTTCGAGGTAAACAAAGGTATTGGCAATGTCAGGAATAAGTCCTTTATGGTTTTTAAGTACGCCAAAGGCATCAAAAAAAACTGCCCGGTAGTTTTTTACTACACTTCTAAAACTTCTTGTTCTCATTTTTCAGTATCAGAGTTTTAATGTTTTTAAAATTTTCTCTACCCTGTAGTTGGCGTCCAGGGCGGGGAAATAAACGTCGTAGGCTTCCTTAATTAGTTTATTCGAATAGTATCTTCGGAAAAAATAAGGGCCGTCTTTTATTACATAATTCAAAATAAAAAAGCGGTAAACTTCTTTAATCAAATGCACTTCGGGTAGTGTTAACGGAAAAATTCTGTGGTACTCCTTCAGGAAGAGCATAAAGCGGTCTTCCATTAAAGTATCAACCAGGTAGCTAAATACGGTTCGGTCGCCAACATCAGAAACAACACGACTAAAAAAATAAAAATCCATTACCCGCGACGACATGCGAAACCAGTCGTAATCCCAGCGCGAGTAAAATTTTCCGTCGCCTGTAATTGAAAAGTTACCGATGTTCCAGTCAACCAAAACCGGAATGGTTTCAATTTCGGTGTTGTAATTTACCCGGTCGGCATTTTCTAAAAAATTATCGGCATGGCGCAAAATCATATCTTTATGATCCAGTTGCATTTTTATTTCGTTTTTGTGGATCGAGCGTTTGAGTTTCTGAATATCGGTAATTACATTTTTTGAGGACGGTGGTAGCTGGTTAGAAACATTGGTGCAGGCTTTATGAAAACGAGCGAGTTCGCGACCCAGCTTTTTTATGTGTTTTTCATCCA
Above is a genomic segment from uncultured Draconibacterium sp. containing:
- a CDS encoding glutamine synthetase beta-grasp domain-containing protein, with product MKSKLEYIWLDGSVPTQQLRAKTRIAENFSGKLEDCPVWSFDGSSTNQAGGESSDLLLNPVFICPDPDRKNAYLVMTEVLNPDGTPHDTNGRAHIEEEDEDFWFGYEQEYFLYDPKTRLPLGFPAGGFPEPQGPYYCGVGGSKVFGRELVEEHFDLCLEAGLNVEGINAEVAAGQWEYQIFAKGVHNAGDQIWVSRYLLERTAEKYGIDIEWHPKPLGKDLDWNGSGMHANFSNGIMRSCGDEKVFTAICEEFGKFIPEHIEVYGAGNDQRLTGLHETQSIDEYSYGVSDRGASIRIPVGTVEDGWKGRLEDRRPASNADPYKVGARIVKTVRGVKL
- a CDS encoding histidinol-phosphate transaminase, giving the protein MFKKKIEINHHLFYETSHSPSLVDIVGPEQLGDVVDFCFIENPYYPDEDLLKKLQEKLPVVIKSYPSSNPILAQKDLSAVVHVKPEFLILGNGATELITIIQGLLVEDMGIPVPTFSEYIEKLQNMEKVKLFQLPEDKQYRLDLAAYADWLEAEKLSSALIINPGNPTGQFISREDLIAFLERMKKLKLVLLDESFIDFAGEEIPSLMPFVEEFKNLVIVRSMSKHCGVPGLRLGYCCTANSHYLSKIRAALPVWNINTLAEYFLTQLKETDTVYHQARKRVIADVRELYDNLCKLEGYEVYPSQSNFILIKIKHNLTAYELQMRLLQEFGVYVRDCSNKVGLDNKHIRVASKGRDKDQLLVYALRELVNAMV
- a CDS encoding HAD-IIA family hydrolase; this encodes MRTRSFRSVVKNYRAVFFDAFGVLKNHKGLIPDIANTFVYLEKKQIPYYVLTNDSSRSPEELSGWYIKHGLPSITTDKILSSGMLAMEFFKTKLINGNAVAYLGTKDSAHYIETAGLKTVPIGEIDLDNLEHVESFAFLDDEGFDWNTDINKTINLLRKKNMTVIVANTDKNYPVNKNDIAVAVGGLADLVEKILGKKFIRFGKPDAQMFLLAYERALKDIPDIQRKEILMVGDTLFTDIIGGNKFGLDTALVLSGNTLADNAKIKIGSSGIIPTYVCDSAVIDL
- a CDS encoding TldD/PmbA family protein, encoding MTKEEKYTLAKWAMNHALENGAQQVSVSISNSTGSSVEVREEKIDKLEQAIQSGLSIRLFVDGKYSAHSTSRMKKEDLARFIEEAIDGTRYLSEDPFRTLPEPELYYKGGGKDLGALDANFNNIDPKTKIDLAFAAEQEVLGKDERLISVSSSYYDGLSERVMVTSNGFEGDTANSYFAIRTEVSVKGGDARPEFSWGESAIKFDDLRKDGTGTTALKRAIEKIGAEKIKSGTMPMLVENRVVGRLLGPVLEAINGASIQQKNSFLIDKLNEKVASDKLSITDDPFIVGGRGSRLFDGEGLATKKRSIFDKGVLKTYYVDTYYAKKLETEPTGGSTTNIVFESGTKNLEGLIASIDKGIFVTGFNGGNCNGSTGDFSYGIDGFLIEKGQVVKPVSEMNITGNMKTLLMNIKELGSDVKTDSSVRTPSILFDAVDFSGS
- a CDS encoding TldD/PmbA family protein; the protein is MKVDRRNFIKTSGMFAAGSVILPPLAQSCQNVQISADVKSYLDHFEVTTEMLQKVIATAMSKGGDYADLFFEHKKFNSLGLQDGKVNSAYSNIDFGVGIRVLNGDQTGFAYSENLALDEMINAAKLAANIANSSASFDAKSFNEKIPANFYKISQKWEDISVKDKVPFVQKINDKIFALDDKVIKVNAGMRDETSYVLFYNSEGRLTYDYRPMVSFYAVCIMQEGQQIENAYAARSVRRGFEWLSEELVDELANEAVDRTNLLFKAGKPKAGEMPVVLGAGGSGILLHEAIGHTFEADFNRKGTSIFSDKLNKKVAEPFINIIDDGTLPNDRGAINIDDEGNDVQKTYLVKDGMLNSYIHDRISAKHYGVEPTGNGRRESFRHMPLPRMRSTYMENGPHTTEEIFAAVDYGVYVDNFSNGEVKIGAGDFTFFVKSGYIIENGKLTTPIKDINIVGNGPQALADITMAANDYKNDSGTWTCGKDGQSVPVTLGLPTVLVKKMTVGGTNA